The following DNA comes from Occultella kanbiaonis.
AGCTCGGCCAGACCCTCGATGACGCGGCCGGCGAGGCGTTCGACAAGGTCGGCCGCCTCCTCGGGCTGCCCTACCCCGGTGGCCCGCACGTGGACCGCCTCTCCAAGACCGGGGACCGGTCGGCGATCGCGTTCCCGCGTGGACTGAGCCGGGCCAAGGACCTGGCCCGGCACCCGTACGACTTCTCCTTCTCGGGGCTGAAGACCGCCGTCGCGCGGGTCGTGGAGGGCTACGAGGACGCGGGTCGGGAGGTACCCGCGGCGGACATCGCGGCGTCGTTCTCCGAGGCCGTGGCGGACGTCCTCGTCACCAAGACCCTCAACGCGTGCGCCGAACATGGCGTGAGCACGGTGGTGATCGGCGGCGGCTTCTCCGCGAACTCCCGGTTGCGCGACCTGGCCGCCGAGCGGCTCGACGCGGCCGGTATCACCCTGCGGATCCCACCGATCCGGTACTGCACGGACAACGGCGCCATGATCGCAGCCCTCGGCTCCGCGGTCCTCGGCGCCGGACTACCGGCGTCGACGCTGGACATCACGATCGACTCGGGCATGCCGCTGACCGACGTGCTGGCCCACGCATGAGGCGCCGGGCCCCGGCCCGTACCCTCGCGCTCGCGGCGATGCTCGCGCTGGTGGCGACCGCCTGCACACCGACCGGACCACCCGAACCGAGCCCCACCGGGACCACCGAGGAGCCGGCGCCGACCACCCCGGAACCCACCGAGGAACCGCTCGCCTGGGGACCGACACCGACCGACGTGGCCGACGCCATCGCGACGGCCGCCGCGATGACGCCCGAGGAGGTGGCCGGCCAGGTCCTGCTCGCGCGTTATCCCGGCACCGATCCCGCGGCCGCCGCGAGCACCCTCACCGGGAACCACCTGGCCGGTCTGGTGCTGTTCTCCGAGAACGTCGCCTCCGTGGACCAGGTCGCCGCCACCGGCGAGGCACTGCAGGCGGCCCAGGCCGCGGCGGGCCGGGACTGGCCGGCGATCTTCGCGGTGGACAACGAGGGCGGCCTCGTCCAACGGCTCGGTGCCGAGGCGGGGGACTGGACCTCGTTCCCGTCGTTCATGTCCGCGGGCGCCGCGGACGACCCGGACGTCGTGGCGGCCGCGGCGCAGGCGATGGCGCTCGAACTGCGCGCCTCGGGACTGAACTACGACTTCGCACCGGACGCCGACGTCACCGTGGGTCTCGCGGACGTCACCATCGGGCTGCGCTCGGCGAGCTCCGATCCCGATCGGGCGGCCCGCGCCGTCGTCGCGGCGACGCAGGGGTTCACCGCAGGCGGCGTCGTCTCCAGCGTCAAGCACTTCCCAGGGCACGGATCGCTCACCGTCGACTCCCACGAGGGGCTGCCGGTGCAGGGCGCCAGTGCCGAGGAGCTCGCCGACCGTGATCTGGTGCCGTTCGCGCAGGCCATCGACGCCGGAACACCCACCGTCATGATGGGTCACATCGCCGTCGAGGCCTGGGACCCGAGCCTGCCCGCATCCCTGTCGCCCGAGGCCTACCGGGTCCTGCGCGAGGAGCTCGGATTCACCGGCGTGGCGATCACCGACGGGCTGGACATGGGCGCGCTCACCCAGACCTGGGACTCGGCCCAGATCGCGGTCATGGCGCTGCAGGCGGGTGCGGACCTGCTCCTCGGGCCGACCGACGTCCCCGCGGCCCACGCCGGCATCGTCGCTGCGCTCGCGGACGGCACTCTGAGCCGGGACCGCGTGGACGAGGCCGCGGGGCGGGTGATCGCGCTGATGCGCTGGCAGGCCGGCATCGCCGCCGCCGGCCAGCCGGTGACGACGGCGGACGTGGGCTCCGCGGCCCCGGCGTCACTCGCGCTCTCGGCAGCCGCGATCACGCAGGTGGCCGGCGAGTGCGGCGGTGCCCTGGTCGGGTCGGCGATCCACGTGCGGGGTGGCAGCACCGCCGACTGGGACGCGTTCGTCGCCGCCGCCGAGGCCGCCGGCCTCGACGTGGTTGCGCTCGAGCAGCCCGCCGACAGCGAGGTGCGCCTGCTCACCGGAGCGACGCCGTCGGGCAGTGCCGATGTGGCGATCGTCCTGGACGAGCCGTGGCTGCTCACCGAGACCGACGCGCCCGTTCGGCTCGCCACCTACGGGCGTACCGCCCAGGCCCTCGCTGCGGTGGCCGCCGTGCTCACCGGCGCGGTGCCCGCGCCGGGCAGCCTGCCGGTTCAGGTCTCCGACCTGCCTGCGACGATCTGCTGACCGAGCGGGCTCGGGCGGTTCGGGTGCCTCAGTTCGAGCTGGGCAGGAGCCGCCACACCCGGGAGAACACCCCGAACACCACGACCATGGCCGCGACCGCGGGCCATGCGATCCCGCGGAACTCCGCGCCGAGTACCTCCGGGCCGGCCTCTGCGAGGATCCGGACGCCGAAGAAACTCCCCTCGGCTGTGGCGCTCGCCTGCGACTGGGCCAGCAGCGCGTCCAGCATGCCGAACGTGTACACGACGGTGCCGAGCAGCCAGACCGCGAACACGATCGACGCGGCGAGCGTCCCGATGTGCCAGGTTGGCCGGCCCTGCGGCTCGGACTCGAGGTAGCGGGCGGCGAGCTGGCGCGGCCCACCGAGGTCCGCGAGGGCGGCCGTGAGCCCGACGTCGGCCGTGGCGGCGTCGAGGTTCTCCCGCAGTTCGGCCAGCACGGCCCGCCGGCGCCGGCGGGGCATCGCGTCGAGGAACAGCTCGACGGTCTCCAGATAGACGAAGCGCCGCCAGCGCTCGGCCAGGCTCAGGGTGGTGGTGGTCATCGTTCCTCCTCGGGGGTGGCGAGCACGTGATCGACGACGGCGGCGAGCGAGCGCCAGCCCGCACCCGCGACGGTGAGTGCCGCGCGGCCGGTGTCGGTGGGTCGGTAGTACTTGCGGGCCGGTCCCGCATCCGATGCGACCAGGCGCGAGGCCAGGTTGCCCTCGCGCTCCAGCCTGGTCAGGACGGGGTAGACGGTGCCGGGGGCGACGCCGACGAGGCCGGCCTCGTGCAGCCGGGTCACGAGCTCGTACCCGTAGGACTCGTCCTCGTCGAGCAGGGCGAGGATCAGCATCGGCAGCACCCCCTTGAGGAGCTGCGGGTCGCGCACCTGCGGTGGCTCGTCCTTCATGCATAGGAGGTTACGCCCGCTACTCGGCAATAGCAACTAGTTGACGACGTCGACTAGCGAACCCGTCGAGGCAGTAGCGTGAGCCCCCGACATGCGAAGCGAACAGCCCCGGGACCGACCTCCGCGGCTGACCGGCGCCTGGGTGCCACCGGTCGCGCTGCTCTCGATCGCCGCAGGCGCCCTGCTGGCGGTGTTCGTCTACCCGCTGGTGGCGCTCGTCGTCGGGATCGGGCTCGTCGGAGCATCGCCGTTGTGGACCGCGTCGGAGCGATCCCTCGCCGTGCTCGGTCTACCCCTGGTCATCGGCGCGCCGCTGTGGGCGAGTCTGCTCGTGGACCGCTTCGGCGCGGGCGAGGTCACCGGTGGCGCCTGGGCCTTCGTGGTGCCGGCGTGCGTGGGCCTGGGCTTCGCGATCGTGGCCATGCTCTGGATCCGGGGCCGGGCCGCCCGCGTACGGCTGCGCGCGAGCGGCTGACCGGGCCGGGCGGAGCCGGGCGACTCAGCCGGGCGGGAGCGGGCGGCCGGCCCGGAACTCGGCCACGAGGTGCGCCACGACCGCGTCGAGCGCACCACCGTTGCCCGCGGCCACGGCGCGCTGGCGCTGATACGAGCCGCCGGTGGCGATGATCTCGCGGATCCCGTCGAGCTCGCTCACGCAGCCCAGGTCCGCGGCCACCGGGGCGAGGAGGCCGAGCAGCCGGAGGAGATGGTCGGTGACGAGCTCCTCGGTACCGGCCTCGTCGAGGATCACGATCGCCTCGAGTCCGTACCTGGCCGAGCGCCATTTGTTCTCGGCGAGGAACCAGGGGGAGATGCTCGGCAGCCGCTCGCCCGCGTCGATGAGACGGGACAGGTACTCGACGAGGCAATGCGTCAGGGCCGCGACCGCACCGAGCTCGAGCGCGTTCGAGATCCCGTCGCAGATGCGCATCTCGAGGGTGCCGAACTTGGGGGAGGGGCGCAGGTCCCAGCGGATCTCGTCGAAGTCGTCGATCACGCCGGTGTGCAGCATGTCGCCGACGTAGTGCTCAAGGTCCGCCCAGCTGCCGATCGTCGTGAACGGGAGCCCCGCCGTCGGGAGCTGTTGGAACAGCAGCGCCCGGTTGGAGGCGTACCCGGTGTCCCGGCCGTCCCAGAACGGCGACGACGCCGAGAGGGCGAGCAGGTGCGGGTAGTACGCCAGCAGTGCGTTCAGGATCGGCAGGACCTTGTCCCGGTCCTCGATGCCGACGTGCACGTGCACGCCGTAGATGAGCATCTGCCGGCCCCACCACTGGGTGCGGTCGATCAGGGTGGCGTACCGGGCCTTGTCGGTCACCTTCTGGTTGCCCCAGTGCGCGAACGGGTGGGTGCCGGCGCTCATCAGCTCCACCCGCAGCGGATCGGTGACCTCCCGCACGAGGGCGGTGCCCGCGGCGAGATCCGCCATCGCGTCCGGGACCCGCGCGCACACCCCGGAGACCACCTCGACCGTGTTCAGGAGGAGTTCCTGGCGGATCGCCGGGTGCTGGGAGCCGTCCGCCGGCGCGACGGCGTCGAGGACCGTCTGCGCCACCTGGCGCAGGTCCCCGGAGTCGGTATCCACCAGGGCCAGCTCCCACTCCACGCCGAGGCTGGAGCGGGCCGAACTCGCGAACTCGATCGTCACCGGCTCATCTTGGCACCTGGATTCGGGCCGTGCCTGCCCTCACCGCGGTGGCTCACCGGGCGGACGGACTCAGACGGGCTCGACCACGAGCACGCTCTGCTTGCCCCGCAGTCGGGTCAGCACGATGGTCGCCTCTCGCGTCCCCTTCAGTCCCAGTTGCTGCCGCAACTGCTCGGGGACGACGGCGGTGCCTCGCTTCTTGATGGTCAGTCGCCCCACGTCGCGGGTACGCAGGTAGGTCCGCAATCGTTTGAGCCCGAAGTCGAAGCTGTCCAGGACGCGGTAGCCCGTCGCGAACGGGGTCGACCGCAGGCTCGGCGTCGTGACGTAGGCGATCGACTCGTCCACCAGCGTCCCGTCGAGATCGGCGGCGACCCGGGCGACCAGGCCGGCGCGGATCACGGCGCCATCCGGTTCGTACAGATACGCACCGAGCGCACCGGCCGGGGCCTGCTCCGGGCGGGCGTCCGCGTCACCGGGCCAGGACAGCAGGTGCTGCTCCTTGCCATTGACCAGGAGGGCACTGCGCCCCGACCCTTCCGGGGCGAGCCTGCCGAACCAGAGGCCGGCCTCCACCACGGAACCGTCCACGGAGACCCACTGCGCCTGGGTCTGGGAGGGGAGGGCGTGATAGGGGATCCCGGGCCCCACCTTGAGGCCGAGGTCGGCAACCTGTTCGCGCAGCGCCAGCAACGAGTCGAGATCCGGGGAGTACGCGCTCGGGTCGAACACCCGGTTCCCGCGCCGGGTGCGCCGGGCCGGGTCGGCGAAGAGTGCGTCGACCCCCTCGGCCGCCAGGTCCAGCGACATGGCGTCGGCGTGGCGCACGGTCGCCTCCGGGAAGGCGCGCAGGTTCACGGTGGCGAGGGCCGCCGTCGCCTCATCCTGCTCCACGGCAAGGACCTGCACGCCGAGCCCGGCCAGGGCCATGGCGTCGCCGCCCAGCCCGCAGCCGAGGTCGGCCACCCGCAACGCGCCGGCGCGGGCATACCGGGCGGCGTGCAGCGCGGCCACGGGGAGCCGGGTCGCCTGCTCGAGACCGTCGGGGGTGAACAGCATGTCCCGCGCGAACTCGCCGAACTTCGACTCGGCGCGCGCCCGCAGCCGGCTCTGCGTCAGGGCCGCGGCAACCAGGTCGGGGTCGAGGCCGCGGGACCGCAGGCCCTCGGACAGTCGCAGTGCCTGCTCCTCGTCGTAGCGAGGCAGTTGGGAGAGCAGAGCCCACCCGTCGGGCGAGAGCAACAGGCTCAGTTGGCGGGGGTCCACGGCTCGATCCTGCCACCGATGGCCGGGCAGTTCTCCCCGCGCGTTCGGGCGCGGGCGCAACAGGGAGCCACTACGGTGAGGGCGCGTGAGCAATCAACAGTTCCCGCCGCGCGGGCAGGGGTATCCGCAGCAGCACCCGCAGGGCCAGCAGCCGTTCGGTGCCGCTCAGGGGCACCAGCAGCCGCCTCCGGGCCAGCAGCAGTTCCAAGGGCACCAGCAGCACTTCCAGGGGCAGCAGGCCTACGGGCAGCAGGGTTATGGCTACGGCGCCGCACCCGCGCAGCCGGCCGTGGCCGCACCCGCGGCCCAGTACGCCCCGATGCCGCAGAGCCAGTTCATGCCGGTGCACCCGCCCGCTCCGGTGCGCCGGCGGCGGATCGCGGCGGAGGTGGTCCTGCTCTCGCTCGGTACCCTGGCCCTCCTGGTCGTCGTCGCCCTGTTCGCGCTCTCGTTCGGCGGCGGGTCGACCTTCCAGGCGTTCGTGCTCGCGCTGATCCCGCTGCTGATCGTCGGCAGCGCGGTCCTGCTCGTGGACCGCTGGGAACCCGAGCCGCGGCTGCTGCTCATCGTCGCGTTCGTGTGGGGCGGTGGGGTCGCCGTCTTCATGTCGAGCCTCCTGAACTCCGTCGTCGGCCCGGCGCTCGCGGACGCGCTCGGCACCGGACTCGAGCCCGACGCGGCGAGCGCGATCCTCGGCG
Coding sequences within:
- the tsaD gene encoding tRNA (adenosine(37)-N6)-threonylcarbamoyltransferase complex transferase subunit TsaD, with amino-acid sequence MAQPLVLGIETSCDETGIALVRGLDLLTDVTASSMDDHARFGGIVPEVASRAHLESFVPTLDAALERAEVSLADVDAIAVTAGPGLVGSLTVGVSAAKALAIAIDRPLYGVNHVLGHVAVDALVHGAFPEEFLGLVVSGGHSSLLLVRDIATDVTELGQTLDDAAGEAFDKVGRLLGLPYPGGPHVDRLSKTGDRSAIAFPRGLSRAKDLARHPYDFSFSGLKTAVARVVEGYEDAGREVPAADIAASFSEAVADVLVTKTLNACAEHGVSTVVIGGGFSANSRLRDLAAERLDAAGITLRIPPIRYCTDNGAMIAALGSAVLGAGLPASTLDITIDSGMPLTDVLAHA
- a CDS encoding glycoside hydrolase family 3 N-terminal domain-containing protein — protein: MRRRAPARTLALAAMLALVATACTPTGPPEPSPTGTTEEPAPTTPEPTEEPLAWGPTPTDVADAIATAAAMTPEEVAGQVLLARYPGTDPAAAASTLTGNHLAGLVLFSENVASVDQVAATGEALQAAQAAAGRDWPAIFAVDNEGGLVQRLGAEAGDWTSFPSFMSAGAADDPDVVAAAAQAMALELRASGLNYDFAPDADVTVGLADVTIGLRSASSDPDRAARAVVAATQGFTAGGVVSSVKHFPGHGSLTVDSHEGLPVQGASAEELADRDLVPFAQAIDAGTPTVMMGHIAVEAWDPSLPASLSPEAYRVLREELGFTGVAITDGLDMGALTQTWDSAQIAVMALQAGADLLLGPTDVPAAHAGIVAALADGTLSRDRVDEAAGRVIALMRWQAGIAAAGQPVTTADVGSAAPASLALSAAAITQVAGECGGALVGSAIHVRGGSTADWDAFVAAAEAAGLDVVALEQPADSEVRLLTGATPSGSADVAIVLDEPWLLTETDAPVRLATYGRTAQALAAVAAVLTGAVPAPGSLPVQVSDLPATIC
- a CDS encoding HAAS signaling domain-containing protein, with the protein product MTTTTLSLAERWRRFVYLETVELFLDAMPRRRRRAVLAELRENLDAATADVGLTAALADLGGPRQLAARYLESEPQGRPTWHIGTLAASIVFAVWLLGTVVYTFGMLDALLAQSQASATAEGSFFGVRILAEAGPEVLGAEFRGIAWPAVAAMVVVFGVFSRVWRLLPSSN
- a CDS encoding PadR family transcriptional regulator, producing the protein MKDEPPQVRDPQLLKGVLPMLILALLDEDESYGYELVTRLHEAGLVGVAPGTVYPVLTRLEREGNLASRLVASDAGPARKYYRPTDTGRAALTVAGAGWRSLAAVVDHVLATPEEER
- a CDS encoding glutamate--cysteine ligase, encoding MTIEFASSARSSLGVEWELALVDTDSGDLRQVAQTVLDAVAPADGSQHPAIRQELLLNTVEVVSGVCARVPDAMADLAAGTALVREVTDPLRVELMSAGTHPFAHWGNQKVTDKARYATLIDRTQWWGRQMLIYGVHVHVGIEDRDKVLPILNALLAYYPHLLALSASSPFWDGRDTGYASNRALLFQQLPTAGLPFTTIGSWADLEHYVGDMLHTGVIDDFDEIRWDLRPSPKFGTLEMRICDGISNALELGAVAALTHCLVEYLSRLIDAGERLPSISPWFLAENKWRSARYGLEAIVILDEAGTEELVTDHLLRLLGLLAPVAADLGCVSELDGIREIIATGGSYQRQRAVAAGNGGALDAVVAHLVAEFRAGRPLPPG
- a CDS encoding class I SAM-dependent methyltransferase; the protein is MDPRQLSLLLSPDGWALLSQLPRYDEEQALRLSEGLRSRGLDPDLVAAALTQSRLRARAESKFGEFARDMLFTPDGLEQATRLPVAALHAARYARAGALRVADLGCGLGGDAMALAGLGVQVLAVEQDEATAALATVNLRAFPEATVRHADAMSLDLAAEGVDALFADPARRTRRGNRVFDPSAYSPDLDSLLALREQVADLGLKVGPGIPYHALPSQTQAQWVSVDGSVVEAGLWFGRLAPEGSGRSALLVNGKEQHLLSWPGDADARPEQAPAGALGAYLYEPDGAVIRAGLVARVAADLDGTLVDESIAYVTTPSLRSTPFATGYRVLDSFDFGLKRLRTYLRTRDVGRLTIKKRGTAVVPEQLRQQLGLKGTREATIVLTRLRGKQSVLVVEPV